Proteins from a genomic interval of Asticcacaulis sp. AND118:
- the sufC gene encoding Fe-S cluster assembly ATPase SufC yields the protein MLNIENLTVSVDDKTILKGLNLSVPAGEVHAIMGPNGAGKSTLGYTLAGRPNYDVTQGAVDFNGEDLLEKEVHERAAAGLYLSFQYPLEIPGVPAMTFIRTALNAQRKLRGEDEMSAPEFLKTIREVAKTLRIDMDMLKRPLNVGFSGGEKKRMEVLQMALLQPKFLILDETDSGLDIDALKVVSDGVNALRAPDRGMLVITHYQRLLDHIRPDRIHILVDGRIVHSGGPELALELEAHGYDRYVNEAA from the coding sequence ATGCTTAATATCGAAAACCTCACCGTCAGTGTTGACGACAAGACCATTCTCAAGGGCCTGAACCTGAGCGTTCCGGCGGGCGAAGTGCACGCCATCATGGGCCCCAACGGCGCGGGCAAGTCGACTCTGGGCTATACGCTGGCCGGGCGTCCGAACTACGACGTGACGCAGGGCGCGGTCGATTTCAACGGCGAGGATCTTCTGGAAAAAGAGGTGCATGAACGCGCCGCCGCCGGCCTGTACCTGTCGTTCCAGTACCCGCTGGAAATCCCCGGCGTGCCGGCCATGACCTTCATCCGCACGGCGCTCAACGCCCAGCGCAAGCTGCGCGGCGAAGACGAAATGTCGGCTCCGGAATTCCTCAAGACCATCCGCGAAGTGGCCAAGACCCTGCGCATCGACATGGACATGCTGAAGCGTCCGCTCAATGTCGGTTTTTCCGGCGGCGAAAAGAAGCGCATGGAAGTGCTGCAGATGGCGCTGCTGCAACCGAAGTTCCTCATCCTCGACGAGACGGACTCCGGCCTCGATATCGACGCGCTCAAGGTCGTGTCGGACGGCGTCAATGCCCTGCGTGCGCCCGATCGCGGCATGCTGGTCATCACCCACTATCAGCGCCTGCTCGACCATATCAGGCCGGACCGCATCCACATCCTCGTCGATGGCCGCATCGTCCATTCGGGCGGGCCGGAACTGGCGCTGGAGCTGGAAGCGCATGGTTACGACCGCTACGTCAATGAGGCGGCATAA
- a CDS encoding GGDEF domain-containing protein codes for MSNDIEVSVRSPNAYSLAQEAIRLMELHGVWPTPLNYEIWLYVAGDPSSALAQEIQRLIGSGEKITEEISESLASKFISRLKLNDEVRDAGLRLTRELASVSEIITEAQRAQKDYNETLEGARTSITSDADTQRLRNLVDSLTEATTQILSQHTRFEVRLSESSREVARLRKHLDQVRLEAMTDALTNLANRKSFDEALERHCDTDGGKSITLAVLDIDHFKRFNDTWGHQTGDQVLRYVASVLSRIGRAPRMAARYGGEEFAMIFPNESMAVVERLLNEARQEIASRVLKRRSTNEDLGTVTISVGIAQRDYGEDAYDLLDRADKALYQSKNGGRNMVTCAESALKAIDAA; via the coding sequence ATGAGCAACGACATAGAAGTGAGCGTACGCAGTCCCAATGCTTACAGCCTGGCCCAGGAGGCCATCCGGCTGATGGAACTGCACGGTGTCTGGCCGACGCCGCTCAACTACGAGATCTGGCTCTATGTGGCGGGCGACCCCAGTTCGGCTCTGGCTCAGGAAATCCAGCGGCTGATCGGTTCGGGCGAAAAGATCACCGAGGAAATCTCCGAAAGCCTCGCCTCCAAGTTTATTTCCCGTCTCAAGCTTAATGATGAAGTGCGAGACGCCGGTCTGCGCCTGACGCGCGAACTGGCGTCGGTCAGCGAAATCATCACCGAAGCCCAGCGGGCGCAAAAAGACTACAACGAGACGCTGGAAGGCGCGCGCACGTCGATCACCAGCGACGCCGACACGCAACGCCTGCGCAATCTGGTCGACAGCCTGACCGAAGCCACGACGCAGATCCTCAGCCAGCACACCCGTTTCGAAGTCCGCCTCAGCGAATCGTCGCGCGAAGTGGCCCGCCTGCGCAAGCACCTCGATCAGGTGCGCCTTGAGGCCATGACGGACGCCCTGACCAATCTCGCCAACCGCAAGTCGTTCGATGAGGCGCTGGAGCGCCACTGCGACACCGATGGCGGCAAGAGCATCACCCTGGCCGTGCTCGATATCGACCACTTCAAGCGCTTCAATGACACTTGGGGCCATCAAACCGGCGATCAGGTGTTGCGCTACGTCGCTTCGGTCCTGTCGCGCATCGGTCGCGCCCCGCGCATGGCGGCGCGATACGGCGGCGAAGAGTTCGCCATGATCTTCCCCAATGAAAGCATGGCCGTCGTCGAGCGCCTGCTCAATGAAGCCCGTCAGGAAATCGCCTCGCGCGTCCTGAAGCGTCGCTCGACCAACGAAGATCTCGGCACCGTCACCATTTCGGTGGGCATCGCCCAACGCGACTACGGTGAAGACGCCTACGACCTGCTCGATCGCGCCGACAAGGCGCTCTATCAGTCAAAGAATGGCGGCCGCAACATGGTCACCTGCGCCGAATCCGCGCTGAAAGCCATCGACGCCGCCTGA
- a CDS encoding SUF system Fe-S cluster assembly protein has product MSKHEIISLSGEDETSETVSETARETGQPELFAPEETTAVEPLAQEELDRLTDELIASFKTVFDPEIPVDIYELGLIYRVDINDSREVVVDMTLTAPGCPVAGEMPGWVQNAVMGVRGVSECQVNLVFDPPWDSSKMSDEAKLQLNMF; this is encoded by the coding sequence ATGTCCAAGCACGAGATTATCTCCCTGTCCGGTGAAGACGAAACCTCTGAGACCGTTTCTGAAACGGCCCGGGAGACGGGACAGCCGGAACTGTTTGCGCCCGAAGAAACGACGGCGGTCGAACCGCTGGCGCAAGAGGAACTCGACCGCCTTACCGACGAACTGATCGCGTCGTTCAAGACCGTGTTCGACCCGGAAATCCCGGTCGACATCTACGAACTGGGCCTCATCTATCGCGTCGATATCAACGACAGCCGCGAAGTGGTCGTGGACATGACCCTGACCGCCCCGGGCTGCCCGGTGGCCGGTGAAATGCCGGGTTGGGTGCAGAATGCGGTGATGGGGGTGCGCGGGGTGTCGGAATGCCAGGTCAATCTGGTCTTCGATCCGCCGTGGGATTCGTCGAAGATGAGCGACGAAGCCAAACTCCAGTTGAACATGTTCTAG
- a CDS encoding SufD family Fe-S cluster assembly protein: MAFDLTPLDLFDPSSYPTRRNEEWKYSDLSRALREAPARADLTHIQGEAGDFGGFYWHCAGDGQLNDLQAAVSKANGRLYLDMSDVGEEGAVAGYQGEGRIALGAGESLILLEDYSGALDYASSTVLHFDLAEGASLVRVVILDEPESAVSVRRSTVTTAPNSTFKQYVFSTGAKFQRFETHVTHAGHGAHVEMNGAYLLKDTAHFDYTTRVNHAEIDGTTGQLIKGLVKDRATAVFQGRIYVEKGADGTDARMRHQALMLNDGAHVRAKPELEIYADDVQCAHGNTIGAMDDAALFFCRSRGMPEETARALLMQAFVVPVAEQIEDEALREMVLNWIEDKAGGFYAL; encoded by the coding sequence ATGGCCTTCGACCTGACCCCGCTCGACCTGTTCGACCCGTCGTCCTACCCGACGCGGCGTAACGAGGAGTGGAAATATTCCGACCTGTCGCGCGCGCTGCGTGAGGCGCCGGCGCGGGCTGACCTGACGCATATTCAGGGCGAGGCGGGCGATTTCGGCGGCTTCTACTGGCACTGTGCCGGCGACGGGCAACTGAACGATCTGCAAGCCGCCGTTTCTAAGGCTAATGGCCGTCTTTACCTCGACATGAGCGATGTCGGCGAAGAGGGGGCGGTCGCCGGTTATCAGGGCGAGGGTCGTATTGCACTGGGCGCAGGTGAAAGCCTGATCCTGCTGGAAGACTATAGTGGTGCGCTGGATTATGCTTCCAGCACCGTGCTGCATTTCGATCTGGCCGAAGGCGCGTCTCTGGTCCGCGTGGTCATTCTCGATGAGCCGGAAAGCGCCGTGTCGGTGCGCCGTTCGACCGTGACCACCGCGCCGAACAGCACGTTTAAACAGTATGTCTTTTCGACCGGCGCGAAGTTCCAGCGCTTTGAAACCCACGTCACCCATGCCGGGCACGGCGCGCATGTGGAAATGAACGGCGCGTACCTGCTGAAGGACACGGCGCATTTCGACTACACCACGCGCGTCAATCACGCCGAGATCGACGGTACGACGGGGCAGTTGATCAAGGGCCTGGTCAAGGACCGCGCCACGGCGGTTTTCCAAGGCCGCATCTATGTCGAAAAGGGCGCGGACGGCACCGATGCGCGGATGCGCCATCAGGCCCTGATGCTCAATGACGGGGCGCATGTGCGCGCCAAGCCGGAACTGGAAATCTACGCCGACGACGTGCAGTGCGCCCACGGCAACACCATCGGGGCGATGGACGATGCGGCGTTGTTCTTCTGCCGTTCGCGCGGCATGCCCGAAGAAACGGCGCGCGCCCTGCTGATGCAGGCCTTTGTCGTGCCGGTCGCCGAGCAGATCGAAGACGAGGCTCTGCGCGAAATGGTGCTGAACTGGATCGAAGACAAGGCGGGAGGTTTCTATGCCCTTTGA
- a CDS encoding 1-acyl-sn-glycerol-3-phosphate acyltransferase, whose product MRAFAFAVAYWTFSIAYSLMAIGLSLLPGRKPVLWAVQRYTRRMVWAMRVLAGIRLEVRGRDNVPDTPVIFAAKHQSWGDGFCLYSQFEDVAFVTGDHLEKFPLMATLLRKLGAIVVNNCGGHEARKALSQRSAEADRDRRHILIYPEGHLNAPGTHRKYRSGVWHMYRNFNRPVVPVATNLGLFWQETQYRKTSGTAVLEFLEPIAPGLDKSQFMALLQSRIEGRTQELIAEARGGPVEPSVMITDGAVPA is encoded by the coding sequence ATGCGCGCTTTTGCGTTCGCCGTCGCCTACTGGACCTTTTCCATCGCCTACAGCCTGATGGCTATCGGCCTGTCGCTGCTGCCGGGACGCAAGCCCGTCCTGTGGGCGGTGCAGCGCTACACGCGGCGCATGGTATGGGCGATGCGCGTGCTGGCCGGCATACGGCTTGAGGTGCGCGGCCGCGACAATGTTCCCGACACGCCGGTCATCTTCGCCGCCAAGCATCAGTCCTGGGGCGACGGCTTCTGCCTCTATTCGCAGTTCGAGGACGTCGCCTTCGTCACTGGCGACCATCTGGAGAAGTTTCCGCTGATGGCCACGCTGCTGCGCAAACTGGGCGCCATCGTCGTTAACAACTGCGGCGGGCACGAGGCGCGCAAGGCCCTCAGCCAGCGCTCGGCCGAAGCCGACCGCGACCGCCGCCATATCCTCATCTACCCGGAGGGCCACCTGAACGCGCCGGGCACGCACCGCAAATACCGTTCCGGCGTGTGGCACATGTACAGGAATTTCAACCGCCCCGTCGTGCCGGTGGCGACCAATCTCGGCCTGTTCTGGCAGGAGACGCAATATCGGAAAACGTCCGGGACGGCGGTGCTGGAATTTCTCGAACCGATCGCGCCCGGCCTCGACAAGTCGCAATTCATGGCGCTGCTGCAATCGCGTATCGAAGGCCGCACGCAGGAACTGATCGCCGAAGCCCGCGGCGGCCCGGTCGAGCCGTCGGTGATGATCACCGACGGGGCCGTGCCGGCCTGA
- the sufB gene encoding Fe-S cluster assembly protein SufB — MAAVKETIETVQKLETYEHGFVSDIEMEYAPKGLNADIVRFISAKKNEPEWMLEYRLAAFERWQSMDEPDWAKVNYQKVDYQDLYYYAAPKAKPKLNSLDEVDPELLAVYAKLGIPLKEQEVLAGVASAPKYAVDAVFDSVSVVTTFKEELKKAGVIFCAISEALREYPELVKQYLGSVVPVSDNYFAALNAAVFSDGSFVYVPPGVRCPMELSTYFRINAENTGQFERTLIIADKGAYVSYLEGCTAPMRDENQLHAAVVELVALDDAEIKYSTVQNWYPGDAEGRGGIYNFVTKRADCRGARSKVSWTQVETGSAVTWKYPSCILRGDDSVGEFYSIAVTNGMQQADTGTKMIHLGKNARSRIISKGVSAGRSTNTYRGLVSAHAKAGGSRNFTQCDSLLIGKTCAAHTVPYVESDTASAQFEHEATTTRLSEDQLFYAMQRGLSQEEAVALLVNGFVREVLQELPMEFAVEAQKLLAISLEGSVG, encoded by the coding sequence GACATCGAGATGGAATACGCGCCCAAGGGGCTCAATGCCGACATCGTGCGCTTCATTTCGGCCAAGAAGAATGAGCCGGAATGGATGCTCGAATACCGTCTGGCGGCCTTCGAGCGCTGGCAGTCGATGGACGAACCCGACTGGGCCAAGGTCAATTATCAGAAGGTCGATTATCAGGACCTCTATTACTATGCCGCGCCCAAGGCCAAGCCGAAGCTGAACAGCCTGGATGAGGTCGATCCGGAGCTTCTGGCCGTCTATGCCAAGCTGGGGATTCCGCTGAAAGAGCAGGAAGTTCTGGCCGGTGTGGCCAGCGCGCCCAAATACGCCGTCGATGCCGTGTTCGACTCCGTGTCGGTGGTGACGACCTTCAAGGAAGAACTGAAGAAGGCGGGCGTCATCTTCTGCGCGATTTCCGAGGCCCTGCGCGAATATCCGGAGTTGGTGAAGCAGTATCTCGGCTCGGTCGTGCCGGTGTCGGACAACTATTTCGCCGCGCTGAACGCCGCCGTGTTTTCGGACGGGTCTTTCGTCTACGTGCCGCCGGGCGTGCGCTGCCCGATGGAGCTGTCGACCTATTTCCGCATCAATGCCGAAAATACCGGTCAGTTCGAGCGCACCCTGATCATCGCCGACAAAGGGGCCTACGTCTCCTATCTCGAAGGCTGCACGGCACCGATGCGTGACGAAAACCAGCTCCATGCCGCCGTGGTCGAACTGGTGGCGCTGGATGATGCCGAGATCAAATATTCGACGGTGCAGAACTGGTATCCCGGCGACGCCGAGGGCAGGGGCGGCATCTATAATTTCGTGACCAAGCGCGCCGACTGCCGCGGGGCGCGTTCGAAAGTGTCGTGGACTCAGGTGGAAACCGGTTCGGCCGTGACGTGGAAATACCCCTCGTGCATCCTGCGCGGTGACGACAGCGTGGGTGAGTTCTACTCCATCGCCGTCACCAACGGCATGCAGCAGGCCGATACCGGCACCAAGATGATCCATCTGGGCAAGAACGCCCGCTCGCGCATCATCAGCAAGGGCGTGTCGGCGGGCAGGTCCACCAACACCTATCGCGGTCTGGTTTCGGCCCACGCCAAGGCGGGCGGCTCGCGCAACTTCACCCAGTGCGACAGTCTACTGATCGGCAAGACCTGCGCGGCGCATACGGTGCCCTACGTCGAGTCGGACACGGCGTCGGCGCAGTTCGAGCACGAGGCGACGACGACGCGCCTGAGCGAGGATCAACTGTTCTACGCCATGCAGCGCGGTCTGTCGCAGGAAGAGGCCGTGGCACTGCTGGTCAACGGTTTCGTGCGCGAAGTGCTGCAGGAGCTGCCGATGGAATTCGCCGTTGAGGCGCAGAAACTTCTGGCCATCAGCCTTGAGGGGAGCGTGGGATGA
- a CDS encoding aminotransferase class V-fold PLP-dependent enzyme: MPFDVEAVRRDFPILSREINGKPLIYLDSGASAQKPKAVIDAMSHHMAQSYANVHRGLHRLANEVTDAFEAGRETVAQFINAARPEEVIFTKSATESMNLVAQTWGQQNLKAGDEILISELEHHANIVPWHMLAQRTGAVLKWAPIRDDGSLDIAAFDALLTERVKLVAVAHMSNVLGTINPVREIADKAHAVGATVLIDGCQGVVHLPVDVQALGCDFYAFSAHKLYGPTGLGVLWGRYDLLEAMPPWQGGGEMIAHVSKERITYAEPPHRFEAGTPAILEVIGLKAAIDWLSQWDREAAVAHEMALYERAHAGLKKINSVRIHGEAAEKGAILTFSLGAAHAHDVAQILDRYNIAVRAGTHCAEPLMTRLGVTSTVRASIAIYNTEAEIDALIAAVEKAQGFFE, translated from the coding sequence ATGCCCTTTGACGTCGAAGCGGTCCGCCGCGACTTCCCGATCCTCAGCCGTGAAATCAACGGCAAGCCGCTGATCTATCTCGATTCCGGCGCATCGGCGCAGAAGCCGAAAGCCGTGATTGACGCCATGAGCCACCATATGGCGCAGTCCTACGCCAATGTGCACCGGGGCTTGCACCGTCTGGCTAACGAGGTCACCGACGCCTTCGAAGCCGGGCGCGAGACGGTGGCCCAATTCATCAATGCCGCCCGCCCCGAAGAGGTGATCTTCACCAAGTCGGCGACGGAATCGATGAACCTCGTGGCCCAGACCTGGGGGCAGCAAAACCTCAAGGCCGGTGATGAAATCCTCATCAGCGAGTTGGAGCATCACGCCAATATCGTGCCGTGGCACATGCTGGCCCAGCGCACCGGCGCGGTGCTGAAATGGGCGCCGATCCGCGATGACGGCAGCCTCGATATAGCCGCTTTCGACGCGCTGCTGACCGAGCGTGTGAAACTGGTCGCCGTGGCCCATATGTCGAATGTGCTGGGCACGATCAACCCCGTGCGTGAGATCGCCGACAAGGCCCATGCGGTCGGCGCGACCGTGCTGATCGACGGCTGTCAGGGCGTGGTTCACCTGCCGGTCGATGTGCAGGCGCTGGGCTGTGATTTCTACGCCTTCTCAGCGCACAAGCTCTACGGCCCGACCGGATTGGGCGTGCTGTGGGGCCGTTACGACCTGCTGGAGGCCATGCCGCCGTGGCAGGGCGGGGGCGAAATGATCGCGCACGTCTCGAAAGAGCGCATCACCTATGCCGAGCCACCGCACCGCTTTGAAGCGGGTACGCCGGCCATTCTGGAAGTTATCGGGCTGAAAGCGGCCATCGATTGGCTGTCGCAGTGGGACCGTGAGGCTGCCGTGGCGCACGAAATGGCGCTGTATGAGCGCGCCCATGCGGGCCTGAAAAAGATCAATTCGGTGCGCATCCACGGCGAAGCGGCGGAGAAAGGCGCGATTCTGACCTTTTCTCTGGGGGCCGCCCACGCCCACGACGTTGCGCAAATCCTCGACCGCTACAATATAGCGGTGAGGGCCGGGACGCACTGCGCCGAACCACTGATGACGCGGTTGGGGGTGACCTCGACGGTGCGCGCCTCGATCGCCATCTACAATACCGAGGCTGAAATCGACGCGCTGATCGCGGCGGTCGAAAAGGCCCAGGGGTTTTTTGAGTAA
- a CDS encoding DEAD/DEAH box helicase produces MTKFTDLGLNPDILKAVADTGYDTPTAIQEQAIPIALIGLDVLGIAQTGTGKTAAFTLPMIEKLASGRSRARMPRAIVLAPTRELADQVAEAFEKYAKYCKLNWALLIGGVSMSDQIAKLDKGVDVLIATPGRLLDLFERSKVMLNGVQLMVVDEADRMLDMGFIPDIERIFKLTPPARQTLFFSATMPPEITRLTEQFLKNPVRIEVSRPATTNENITQYVYRVPHSDAKLMAKAKRMALRALVEKLDIKNGIVFCNRKTDVDIVAKSLSVHGFNAAPIHGDLDQSLRMKTLDSFRSGELKLLVASDVAARGLDIPSVSHVFNFDVPHHADDYVHRIGRTGRAGRTGEAYLILSPSDEKNYDKVLKLIKKEPNTLELEVDWGPLADARPEHEKAGREKPARGRGERDRSARPRRERGRPEEAATSPIVATAAEIAPEDERVEAVVDPTPAPEKKSRRRKSAADTAPAPRARSSRNESPETERPVRVSSKDSDDSMAKPSEYAGFGGHVPAFMTRSAYR; encoded by the coding sequence ACCGATCTAGGCCTCAATCCCGATATTCTGAAAGCCGTGGCTGACACCGGCTACGATACGCCGACCGCTATTCAGGAACAGGCCATTCCCATCGCCCTGATCGGACTGGACGTGCTGGGGATCGCCCAGACGGGCACGGGCAAGACCGCCGCCTTTACCCTGCCGATGATCGAAAAGCTGGCTTCGGGCCGTTCGCGCGCCCGTATGCCGCGCGCCATCGTGCTGGCCCCGACGCGCGAACTGGCCGATCAGGTTGCCGAAGCCTTTGAAAAATACGCCAAATATTGCAAGCTGAACTGGGCCCTGCTCATCGGCGGCGTGTCGATGTCCGATCAGATCGCCAAGCTGGACAAGGGCGTCGACGTGCTGATCGCCACGCCGGGCCGCCTGCTGGACCTGTTTGAGCGCTCAAAGGTGATGCTCAACGGCGTGCAACTGATGGTCGTCGATGAAGCCGACCGTATGCTGGATATGGGGTTCATTCCCGACATCGAGCGTATCTTCAAGCTGACCCCGCCGGCGCGTCAGACCCTGTTCTTCTCCGCGACCATGCCGCCGGAAATCACGCGCCTGACCGAACAGTTCCTGAAGAACCCGGTGCGCATCGAAGTTTCGCGTCCGGCCACGACGAACGAAAACATCACCCAGTACGTTTACCGCGTGCCGCACAGCGACGCCAAACTGATGGCCAAGGCCAAGCGCATGGCGCTGCGCGCGCTGGTGGAAAAGCTGGACATCAAGAACGGCATCGTTTTCTGCAACCGCAAGACCGATGTCGATATCGTCGCCAAATCCTTGTCCGTGCACGGTTTCAATGCGGCTCCCATCCATGGCGACCTCGATCAGTCGCTACGCATGAAAACGCTCGATTCGTTCCGTAGCGGTGAACTCAAGCTGCTGGTGGCTTCCGATGTCGCCGCACGCGGTCTCGACATCCCGTCGGTCAGCCACGTCTTCAATTTCGATGTGCCGCACCACGCGGACGACTACGTGCACCGCATCGGCCGTACGGGCCGCGCCGGACGCACGGGCGAAGCCTATCTGATCCTCTCGCCCAGCGACGAGAAGAACTACGATAAGGTGTTGAAGCTGATCAAGAAAGAGCCGAACACGCTGGAACTGGAAGTCGATTGGGGGCCGCTGGCCGACGCCCGTCCGGAGCACGAAAAGGCCGGCCGCGAAAAGCCTGCCCGTGGCCGCGGCGAGCGCGACCGTTCCGCCCGTCCGCGCCGCGAGCGTGGCCGGCCGGAAGAGGCGGCGACCTCCCCTATCGTCGCAACCGCAGCGGAAATCGCTCCCGAGGATGAACGCGTCGAGGCCGTCGTCGATCCCACCCCGGCGCCCGAAAAAAAATCCCGCCGCCGTAAATCGGCAGCCGATACCGCGCCCGCGCCCCGCGCCCGTTCTTCGCGCAATGAGTCGCCTGAAACGGAACGCCCCGTCCGGGTCTCTTCAAAAGACTCAGACGATTCAATGGCTAAGCCTTCGGAATACGCGGGTTTCGGTGGGCACGTTCCGGCCTTCATGACGCGCAGCGCTTATCGCTGA
- a CDS encoding iron-sulfur cluster assembly accessory protein, with protein METTVTVRPRRPRPAIVSLTDAAAAQFKAIMSRADKPYAGLRVGVKQGGCAGQEYVLSYAEAADPLDEVVNDKGVTILIEPKAVLYLVGTVIDYETTKLASKFVFQNPNETDACGCGESVTIKPAATESE; from the coding sequence ATGGAAACGACCGTTACCGTTCGTCCCCGCCGGCCGCGCCCGGCCATCGTCTCGCTGACCGATGCCGCCGCCGCGCAGTTCAAGGCCATTATGAGCCGCGCCGACAAGCCCTATGCGGGCCTGCGCGTCGGCGTGAAGCAGGGCGGCTGCGCCGGACAGGAATACGTGCTCAGCTATGCCGAAGCCGCCGATCCGCTGGACGAGGTGGTCAATGACAAGGGTGTGACCATACTGATCGAGCCTAAGGCGGTGCTGTATCTAGTCGGAACGGTTATCGACTATGAGACGACGAAGCTGGCGTCGAAATTCGTGTTTCAGAACCCGAATGAGACGGATGCCTGTGGCTGCGGCGAGAGTGTAACGATCAAGCCCGCAGCCACGGAATCCGAGTAA